The Spodoptera frugiperda isolate SF20-4 chromosome 2, AGI-APGP_CSIRO_Sfru_2.0, whole genome shotgun sequence genome includes the window ggaatgtaaaggtaagcgtccacaggcccgcatcgtacgcaacggattttagtttgtctagtTTAGAAACTCCTACAACTGCGTCACTAATCCGCATCTTACGggccgcatcatcggcaatgcctacatgcgatgcgtactgatgacgtcatacggaatgcgtacgatgcgggcctgtgggacgcttacctttacattccattatttttctgttagataaaataaaaataattttacgtcaACAGATTATGGAGAAACAAAGTCGGAATCGGAATCATATGACGTAACGTATCAggatattttatacataaagcTATAGCTATGACGTATTTATTAAGCATCCATTGTGACTTTAATGGtctttacctatattatttttacttaatttgatAAAGGAAAATGTACGTGTCTAAAATTAATCCTTTGTGGACGTATGCGCCATAGTGCTGTGTAGTGACGttagacattaattaattactatcaCTGCCTCTGCTACAACATTTGATAGGCAGCAGCGCCATCTGGTTAACCCATATGGCGCCTCTGTACCTGATTGGGTACAGTGAAACAATTGACAaaagttgtaattaatttaacttattaCTGCTGTTATTGATCGTTATAGTGGTCCATTGGAACAGGGCTTCCAAATAAACGGCAGTTTATGccgatacatttttaaaatctgtATCTGTGAGGATTTTAACATCGTACTATAATTGTGCATAGAGGTAagtaacgaaatatttttttttttaagtttagcgTAAAGAAAaccttatattttatgtattgtttttataatgcatagaatgattttcaaataaaataataaataaatattttgtttcatatattTACATAGTAATTGAGCATGGAACCGTACTGTACCTAATTGGGTACAGCGGCCGAATCTATATAACTATTATTCATCTATCACACAAATCtaaaatttgttttagatttgtGTGATAATGAGTTCGACACTATTTTACGTTTCTAATCATTACAGCGGGTTAGAGGAATCAGTTAACGCTAAGTTAGAATATATTGACAGTGATTTCGAATACGACTTTGCTGTCATACCACCAGCTCCCAACGTTGTCATAGATGAGGAAGAAGGTGGCGAAGAAGATATGGTTTCTGCGGTCTTACCACATGAAGTGCCTGGCAGTATTGAAGTATTTCAATCTGTGAACTAGCATCACGAGCCATGCCGAGACAAAGATTCCGGgacatacaaaataatcttCATTGCCAACAATGATGAAGCAAGTAGTACGAAAGACAAGATGTTCAAAGTACAGCCACTAGCTAATATTCTTATGAATAAATTTCtacagtagtagcacagagtctggaattgtgtccagtatatgacaataggctcaccccctattacatgggacataacacaaatggtgaaaagtgggtgtacattgtatagcggcattacgtgtcgtaatgagcacctctgcctaccccttcgggataataggcgtgacgttgctttttttaaatttctacaGTGGGGTGTGATGCATgataatatttcaattgatGAATCAATGGTGAAATATTTTGGTCATCATCCTGCTAAACAATTCACTATCACTTTACGGGGTTCCTTGCGATTCACGGAAAGAAGTGGTGGTgggttttgtttacctatatgCTTGACGTGGTTATTGCTAATGCCTGGGGTCTACATGTGCATGAGTCACAGTAATAGCATGTATCAGCTTATGTTTCGACGTTCCATTACAAGGTTTTATTTACGCCAGAAAACTCAACATAAGGCTCGACCTTCTTCTTCTTTGGTACCAGGATTACTTCAAGATGGTGTAAGACATTATCCCCAGAAGATTGAAAAACCATTGCGATGTGTTGTATATGATTCAAGAGTGCATtagcaatttaaaaaatgtctaaaaacatTGTGTGTTGAAAAAAGtggttttgaatttttttacacATAATACGCCACTGTACCCAATTGGGTACACCCCCTAAAAACGGacccaaattataatttttgatttttttgttaatttatagtttattttatgtctacgcagtaataaaataaacaattcatattaatatttatttttgttttattttggcgGTTAATGGGTTAAAAGACCTTTTTGATTTCccgccttttttaaggggagaaaatcatccttCTTTCTTCTCACGCAaaaggcgaggtgagagggagtgacaaccccgttcctactcctgcttttcgagtcaaagccccggtaaacccgcttggcaGTACGCAGCTCCGGGTGCCAAACGGGAATATTTTAACACACTTCTAATGCAAAGGAGGTTTattgtaaaagattttttttttttttgaggggggaaaatcatccaatgacttctttcgccagggtgaggcaagagggagtgtcagactcttactgactgaaaatcaccccgttcttactgcttgtcgagccggaaccccggtaaactcgctaggtagtccgcagctccggattaaccAAGAGTGGATTGTGATTATGATGACCACACATTTCGGTTTCTTCCAACATTCTTGGTCTTTAAATTACCTCATGAAAGTGATTCTCGCACGACTATACTATCATTCACTTCACAGCATAGCGTGAACGCAATAGGCGTGCCGGGGCAAAGCAGCTACCCATCACCTGTCATTGTACAGACTAGGCTAGCATATCAAGCTATCCTAATGTCAAACTTCTTCAAAATGAAACCTTATCACATTGCAATAAAGTTTGAATTACTGAAGTAAAGAAAGTCAGTTTGGGGTGCAACTGTTAAACGGGCATCGTTAATCAAAAGCTTTGACATGCCCAACTAGGTGAGTAGTTCCTGATGTGGACGAAATTAGGCGCGGCTGAAATATGAGCGACGCGGGATTATTTAAATACTTGTTAATGATGTAAGGGTTAAATGACAAATCGTGTGGCGAGTGAATAATTTTGGTTATTTACGgaaatatttataggtactgGCCGCATTAGTATTTCGTTGGTTGCGGTTGCAACTCCGAATACGAAATTACGAAAAACAGGAAACAAAATGTATGGGTATAGGGAAAAGAGATAGTACttcatacatatataacctcacgcctgttatAATTACATATACGGGAGGTATTCCGAGGGAGGGACCCCCATTTTCTCCCCATTTTTGAATTcgtaaccccaaaaggccagcaacgcacttgtaacgccactggtgtttcgggtgtccatgggaaacggcgattgcttactatcatgTGATCCGTCGGGTCATTTActagtttataccataaaaaatatttttggtagttCGACAAACATACTAAAAGTCATACAAACCTGTAACAATCTGTTTCAGCCTAAACTCTTTCTCTAGTGATTCAAATATCTTCATAACTGTTTGTGATATTTTGGTGACTGGCCAGCTGTTGATGACTGGCTCCTCACTTGGTTGCAACTTCGCTAAGGCTTGTAGTTGATTGTTTAGAATTTTTACACCTGTAATAAAATTGCAGTTTTTAACTTAGAACTTTTAAGCAGTACAGGGGACCTAGAAAAAACCCAAGCGTTTTCTGCACAATCGTTTCCATTTCACGCTAAGGACTTTGCGTTAGCCTGTCGAAAATGGTAGACAAGTTACAAATGGAACCCGAAACGCTCATACCGCAGCGTTAACCGAAACACTCTATAATTAGGCTATGGAATAGCGTATAGTAAATGTCACAGTGACATTATTTGCGTTTAAGTGTCGCTGTCAATGTCAAACGCAACATACGCGGGATAACAAAAGTATTCAAGTGTTGTGTGTTGAACTGTTGGAAGTGATTGAAGAGTAAATTATTACAAAGAAAGTAAGTAAACATGTTTAAATAACAATTCAAGTAAATGTAAGAACTATAATCTGTAAAGTTACTAACTAACTTTataaaaattgaatataaaaatgtaatattaatagaaaaataatagttttattgcgATGAgtattcaataacattttttttttttattttagatggAATCTAGACTTCTTGCGAATCCCGAGCAATTGAGTTTACTAATAGAATTTATGGAAAGGCAAGTTTTTTCCGATATTTTTTCATCTAAGTATTCCACATTTTTATTCCCATTTTAACTAGTATTGGACCTACTTGAGATTATGGAATGCGTAATGTAAACAACCTCACAATGGTGCACTTATATGATTGTGGGTCTTACATTTGTTATTCCAATAAAGTTCAACTTGATTCTAAACCTTAACACTTGTTTATTAAGTATGATATTAGAATGTAGTAGCAAACTTTATGTTTACTGGCTCTAATTCTTACAGGACCTTAATCTTATGAATTCTATTTTTAGCCATGGTGATCTTTCAAGGCCTCAAATGGGACTTCAAAGAAAGGAGCAGAGCGAAGGTTTGTGGCAGGAATTAGCAGAAATTTTAAACGCAGTGGGTGGTGGTATTAACCAAACAGCTGACAAATGGAAATGGGTAATaagctattaattattaaaagaagtATGTATAGCTGTTGCATATGCAgagcatttatttcaaagtattattttacattttttcctACAGGTATGGTCTGACTGGAAGACCAAAACAATAAAGAAGGCCTCCGTTATAAATCGGGACATCCATGGTACTGGTGGTGGGCCCAGTATGGGAAAACCATTGAGTCAACTTGAGGAAAGGGTGTTACAAATAATTGGGGACAGCTCAATTACTGGTAATCAAGCTATACAAGAAGCAGGCTTTCAAGTAAGTGAACCCTTCATATATtgcttttttttgtaaaaacttattttcaGATTTCATAAAACTTCATGCATAGTTTTGATCAATAACAGGTGTTATTCCTTTTTGTACTTAGGAACAACCTCAAGTAAGACATGCAGCTGATACAGCAGACACGGTACCATCACTAGTGGATGAGACAGAGTTCACAATAATAGAATTAGGTCCAGAAAGTACACCCACATCAGTGCCCGTGCCAGATATTACTGCTCCACCTGATCGTCCTGACAGTCCTGTGCCAGGCCCTTCAAATTGTAGAACTGTACAAAGAGgtaataattacaaaactagTATTCTAAAGGTATTAGGATTCCTagaaatgaattattcaaatgaTTATTGATACTAGTTTAGCAacactaacaaataaaatttaaataaattcactCCCAATATCTTTTTTCAATTTCTTCCACCATTGTTTTAAGCAtggtagattttttattattaattcaatacactacaaaatacagagtaataaaaataacttttatctgTGTTCACAGAAAGGTCGCCTGTATCGCCCGGAGCTTCTAATCCGCGTCATCACCGTCTCAGACAGCGAAGACTCCGCCAAACACCGTTCGACCGAGCCACTAGCGAGTTTGTGGCAGTAGAGAAGAACCGGTTGCGTTTGGAAGAGCAGAGGGCAACTCGTCAACACAATTTGGACATGGAGCGATTAAAAATAGAAGCACAACGGGTGCAAGTGGAGGCAGATCGAGTCCGGGTCGAAGAAGCCCGCATGGGCATAGAGGCAGACCTACGAGCCTCAAATCACACACTAAGTTCTCAAATCACAACTCTAATTTCACTATTGGAGACTCGTGATTTGAGACCAAATTAgtgtgtattgtttttatatttcttattttatgttCTAGAATTAGGTTTTAATCACAAATTAATATGAATGTGTaccatataattatatatttctttttgtttttgtatagacTTTTACGTGCATAGTGTaagaacaataatataataaaatatattgtaaagaatataaaacctttttaattttgctaagttagattttacaaaattacacacTAACAAAGACTGGATACATTAAAGTCTGGACAAAAGATTACTCACTAGCAGCACCAACACTATCAGATGGTTGGTATCTATCACTCCTTCAGGggatttcattaataataatatgaagaggcatatttgattttatttgcattGACTAGGCTCCAAGATTACTGGACGATGATTGGACACCACAAATCTACTTTTGCTTCAAACCGGAGACCCAGCAACCTGCTAGGCCTCCCGCAGTTCCATTGTGCCTCAATACTCTGTCACAGCTTTTTCTCAGCAAAGTTATAGAATAAAAACATAAGGTCTATTTACCATCAACAACATTCTTCAAGCCGTCCAAGGCGTCTAGGAGCCCTTCCATCAACTGTTTCAGTTGGCTCGGATAATAATCATCGTCGCACTCGTGCAACTTCAGCGCAGAAATAGCTCTACATAACCTAACTCCCTTGTCCCGAATTTTCATCCAGTCATTTAATAATCCATGCAGTTTAGAGACGTGAGAATGTACCGTCTTTGACACCCCCTGGTGGTCCTTATTAGGGGTCGTAATCTCTGAAAAAGACAAAATACTGTATAATTTTTTATGTAGGCGGTATTTACAAGGATTACAcaagcaaattaaataaatctgtaCCTCTAGGTATGAAGTTGTAATTGGAGTCTGTTTTAGTTGGTGTTTTCGACATGTTGTTATCATTATTAATCAAGATAAcagatgttattttattttgttttggtccaactaaaacataaacataacctaaaaaaatgtgatttgtattttttttattgactggGCTATGGATCTTTTGGGTCtttcaaaaaattatataaaattgttaaaattaaactatgcATTTAATTTTGGCGAGTTTTGcccacatttattttattttctttttcatataaaagtaaataatccAAGATTTTTGTTGATGACCATAGATTGCATAGACAAATAATTAACACAAACAATGTCATTGTCACCAAGCCGACCAGCCAGATTGTCAATTGTCATCAGTGTCAAAAAACTCTACTGGCAAAACGCTTTGcgagtttgttatttattttcagtgaaattaaaatagctttgtaagttattttaagtactttacatataaaattattaaccttTCTC containing:
- the LOC118268730 gene encoding cyclin-dependent kinase 2-interacting protein; its protein translation is MSKTPTKTDSNYNFIPREITTPNKDHQGVSKTVHSHVSKLHGLLNDWMKIRDKGVRLCRAISALKLHECDDDYYPSQLKQLMEGLLDALDGLKNVVDGVKILNNQLQALAKLQPSEEPVINSWPVTKISQTVMKIFESLEKEFRLKQIVTENVAHSRDEKLIEVYVSAWEFEAYFNIESFAYLFAEVGLAGVT
- the LOC118268729 gene encoding myb/SANT-like DNA-binding domain-containing protein 4; the encoded protein is MESRLLANPEQLSLLIEFMESHGDLSRPQMGLQRKEQSEGLWQELAEILNAVGGGINQTADKWKWVWSDWKTKTIKKASVINRDIHGTGGGPSMGKPLSQLEERVLQIIGDSSITGNQAIQEAGFQEQPQVRHAADTADTVPSLVDETEFTIIELGPESTPTSVPVPDITAPPDRPDSPVPGPSNCRTVQRERSPVSPGASNPRHHRLRQRRLRQTPFDRATSEFVAVEKNRLRLEEQRATRQHNLDMERLKIEAQRVQVEADRVRVEEARMGIEADLRASNHTLSSQITTLISLLETRDLRPN